The Acidimicrobiales bacterium genome has a window encoding:
- a CDS encoding LLM class flavin-dependent oxidoreductase: MGRLPRITVSDFPAKGNTLTLREIAGLAAAAEEAGAERFGVTDFPYYYDCLVTMGACLAATSTIVVESLVTTPYARHPEATACGFASLSEYSGGRVICGIGG, from the coding sequence ATGGGCCGCCTGCCGAGGATCACCGTGAGCGACTTCCCGGCGAAGGGCAACACGCTCACCCTGCGCGAGATCGCCGGACTCGCGGCAGCCGCCGAGGAGGCCGGCGCCGAGCGCTTCGGGGTGACCGACTTCCCCTACTACTACGACTGCCTCGTGACCATGGGCGCGTGCCTCGCCGCGACCTCGACGATCGTCGTCGAGAGCCTCGTCACGACCCCCTACGCCCGGCACCCCGAGGCGACCGCCTGCGGCTTCGCGAGCCTGAGCGAGTACTCCGGCGGACGCGTCATCTGCGGGATCGGCGGC